A part of Aegilops tauschii subsp. strangulata cultivar AL8/78 chromosome 2, Aet v6.0, whole genome shotgun sequence genomic DNA contains:
- the LOC109785602 gene encoding cysteine-rich receptor-like protein kinase 15 → MEPLPWCFTALLVISSLRPPMATANTYATVCGKRSNFSANSTYQHNLQYVTTYLVNEAAFSGGNGFAQTWGGAAPDMVSGLGICRGDTPDNVTCYECLSSAAVEASTLCPDDKDATLFYDGCIVRFSDQDFVSSGHNEPEVVLNSTNKVNPAAVANSFDVLVDTLMNKTAEHAAAASDASHRKVATGEALFDGADPQTKIYSMAQCTPDLTSGGCKNCLRLEMDKMALRVPGVLGQRVAGVRCNVRFEVYPFYIGEAMVRIEGTPAPSPAPSKSRLPAPPAPPNPASPPSKGGIYRILRSQSQEVFPPSTEEAIMLWRLEEGRSEVSMFEFSHITDATNNFSEGNKLGEGGFGRVYKGQLTNGLEIAVKRLAQHSGQGLNEFKTEIHLIAKLQHTNLVRLLGYCIEGEEKILIYEYMSNKSLDFFIFDTTRRALLNWNRRRHIIEGVAQGLLYLHKHSRLRVIHRDLKASNILLDENMNPKISDFGLARIFGSNESHANTSRVVGTHGYMAPEYASEGQFSIKSDVFSFGVLLLEIISGKRNNGFHQTGNIGNLLGYAWLLWKREKWCELIDPCLDVKHPNMEIMRFINVGLMCVQDDAIDRPTISDAISLLMNESTSLPDPKKPAYFRNKGEDPELGEQYSVNLLTGSPPDGR, encoded by the exons ATGGAACCTTTACCATGGTGCTTCACTGCCCTCCTCGTCATCTCCAGCTTGCGGCCACCCATGGCCACTGCTAACACCTACGCCACTGTCTGCGGCAAAAGATCCAATTTCTCGGCCAACAGCACCTACCAACACAATCTCCAGTATGTCACCACATACCTCGTCAACGAGGCCGCCTTCAGTGGCGGGAATGGCTTCGCTCAGACGTGGGGGGGCGCCGCCCCAGATATGGTTTCTGGCCTTGGCATCTGCCGCGGGGACACGCCGGACAACGTCACCTGCTACGAGTGCCTGTCCTCCGCCGCAGTAGAGGCGTCGACACTCTGCCCGGATGACAAGGACGCCACACTCTTCTACGACGGCTGCATCGTGCGCTTCTCCGACCAGGACTTCGTCTCCTCCGGTCATAACGAGCCGGAGGTCGTCCTCAACAGCACGAACAAGGTGAACCCTGCGGCAGTGGCCAACAGCTTCGACGTGCTCGTGGACACGCTGATGAACAAGACTGCAGAGcatgcggcggcggcgagcgatgCCTCTCACAGGAAGGTAGCCACCGGCGAGGCCTTGTTCGATGGGGCCGATCCGCAAACAAAGATTTACAGCATGGCGCAGTGCACGCCAGACCTGACGTCTGGCGGATGCAAAAACTGCCTccggcttgagatggacaaaatGGCCCTTAGGGTACCTGGCGTACTGGGACAGAGGGTTGCTGGGGTGAGATGCAACGTCCGATTCGAGGTGTATCCGTTCTATATCGGGGAGGCCATGGTTCGTATTGAAGGAACGCCGGCGCCATCACCTGCGCCATCAAAGTCGAGGCTGCCGGCGCCTCCTGCACCACCGAACCCTGCAAGTCCACCGAGCAAAGGAGGTATATACA GAATCCTAAGATCGCAATCGCAAGAAGTTTTCCCTCCTAGCACGGAGGAAGCTATAATGCTCTGGAGGCTGGAAGAGGGTCGCTCTGAGGTCTCGATGTTTGAGTTCTCTCATATTACAGATGCCACAAACAACTTCTCAGAAGGAAATAAACTTGGCGAGGGTGGTTTTGGTCGTGTCTACAAG GGACAACTAACAAATGGACTTGAGATAGCGGTCAAAAGACTAGCTCAACATTCAGGGCAAGGACTAAATGAGTTTAAGACTGAGATTCATCTTATTGCGAAGCTTCAACACACCAACTTGGTGAGACTCTTGGGGTACTGCATTGAAGGAGAAGAGAAGATTCTGATATATGAATACATGTCCAATAAAAGCTTGGACTTCTTCATATTTG ATACGACAAGAAGAGCATTATTAAACTGGAACAGGAGGCGCCATATAATTGAAGGGGTGGCTCAAGGATTACTCTACCTCCACAAGCACTCACGTTTGAGGGTAATACACAGGGACTTGAAAGCGAGCAACATTCTATTGGATGAAAATATGAATCCGAAAATATCAGATTTTGGTCTTGCTCGAATTTTTGGATCGAATGAAAGCCATGCTAATACAAGCAGAGTTGTGGGAACACA TGGTTATATGGCTCCTGAGTATGCCTCAGAGGGACAATTCTCAATCAAGTCGGATGTATTCAGCTTTGGAGTGTTGCTATTGGAGATCATCTCTGGTAAAAGAAACAACGGATTCCACCAAACTGGGAACATTGGCAATCTTCTTGGATAT GCTTGGCTATTATGGAAAAGGGAAAAATGGTGTGAGCTCATTGACCCTTGCTTAGACGTTAAGCATCCAAATATGGAGATCATGAGATTCATTAATGTCGGGTTAATGTGCGTACAAGACGACGCTATCGACCGCCCTACAATCTCGGATGCTATCTCGCTGCTCATGAATGAGAGCACAAGCTTGCCTGACCCAAAGAAGCCTGCTTACTTTAGGAACAAAGGAGAAGATCCAGAGTTGGGGGAACAATACAGTGTAAACCTCCTTACTGGTTCACCACCGGATGGTAGATAG